GGAGAGGATTGTTAATTATGAAAAACACATTTGATGATTTAGTTTTTTCTTTAGACATTGGAACTAGAACTATCATTGGGATAGTTGCTCAACATACAGAAGATGAAAAGATTAATATACTAGGTTATTCAATAAAAGAACACGATAGGCGCAATATGTACGATGGACAGATCCACGATATTGAGGGAGTTACTAAAATAGTAGAGGAGATAGTAGAAGAGCTAGAAGGGAAATTAAATGTTAAATTGAAAAAGGTTTCTATTGCTGCAGCTGGCAGATCTTTAAAAACCTGTAAGGTAAGAGTGGATAAAAAAATAGATGAGACTTTAGAAATAACAAAAAACATGGTGGATGCTTTAGAATTAGAAGCAGTACAAAAAGCTCAAAACATAGTAAATGAAGAACAAAACAATAACAAGTTGAAGTATTATAGCATAGATTATAGTGTTATAAATTATTATTTAGATGATAATGTTATGACTAAATTAGATGGACACAGAGGAGAAAAAATTGGGGTAGAATTATTAGCTACTTTTTTGCCACAAATGGTAATAGAAAGTTTATATACAGTTATTTCAAGAGCGGGACTTGAGGTGGGAACCATAACTTTAGAACCTATAGCAGCAATAAATGTAGCAATAAAAGAAGATTTAAGATTACTAAATTTAGCTCTAGTGGATATTGGTGCTGGTACTTCAGATATAGCTATAACAAAGGATGGAAATATCATAGCTTATGCTATGACATCTAAAGCAGGGGATGAAATAACAGAGATTTTATCTAAAAAATATCTGTTGGATTTTACATCTAGCGAAAAATTAAAAACACAACTTAATTCAAAGGATAAACATAATTTTAATAATATAGTGGGTATGAAGTATGAGCTTACTACTGAGGAGATTGTTAATGACATATATGATATTATAGATGAAATTTCAAGAGAAATTGCAGAAAAAATACTGGAATTTAATGGTAAAGCACCTAGTGCTGTTTTTTTAATTGGAGGAAGCAGCCAAATGCCAGGACTTAAGGAATGTTTAGCAAAAAATTTAGGTCTTCCAAAGGAAAGGGTATCTATTAGGGATATTAGTTTTATTGAAAATATTGAAGGAATGGATAATAATATTAATGGACCAGATATGATAACTCCTATAGGAATAGCTATAGAAAGTTTGAATAAGAAATATAATAATTTAATTGAAATAAAATTTAATGGTAAAGAAATTCGATTATTTAATGTAGATAAAGTTAAAGTATCAGATATATTGGTACTTACAGGATATAATCCAAGGGATTTATTACCTAAACTCGGAGAAGATTTTATATATTTTGTAAATGGAGATAAAAAAACCTTGACTGGGGGAATAGGAAAACCAGCTGAAATATATATAAATAATAAAATAGGGAATTTAAATACTTCATTACAAAATGGAGATGTAGTAGAGATAAAAAAAGGAACTAAGGGTGAAAAAATGATTCCTTATTTGTATGATTGTATACCTAGGGAAAAAATTATATTCATTAATGAAAAACCTTTTAATTTGATTAAATATGTTAAAGTAAATGGAATAAAAATAGAAGGAAATCCTAAACTTAAAGAAGGAGATAAGATTGAAATAATTGAAATAAATACTGTGGAGGAATTATTGGAATATTTAAATGAGGATGTATCTATAGAACGTATATTATTAAATGGGAAAAAGATTAAAGGAAATGAAAAATTAGAGGTTAATGATCAATTATTATTTTTACCTACTAATAATATACATTTAATAATAAACGGAAAAGAAATTACTATTAAACATGAGAAAAAAGAGTTTTTATTTGTGGATATATTTAATTACATAGATTTTGATTTAACTAAGCCTAAAGGAAAACTAGTACTTAAATTAAATGGTGAAGATGCAGAATATATGGCTCCTTTAAAAGATGGAGATACAATTCAAATATTTTGGAATAAATAGCATTATTGAAATTTATTTTACATATTATTTAAATACACATTTTAAGTTTGTTAAATTTGGAGGCTAGAAATGGAAAGAACAAAAAAGAGAAGTCTAAATCTATTAATTCTATTAATTAGTATAACCGCTATTATTCTAGGATTAGGTGCTTATGGATATTATAAAGTATTAAGTACAAATCAAATATATGAGGGTGTTAGTGTTGACGAATTTGATTTAAGTTTTAAAACTAAAGAAGAAGCTTTAAATTTTATAAGAAGCAGTAAAGAAAAAGAATTAGATGAAAAAAACATGGTATTGAGTTATGAGGATAAAGTATATGATATAAATATAAGGGAATTTGATTTCAAATATAATTATGATGATGCAGTAAATAAAGCATATTCTATAGGAAGAAAAGGTAATATAATAAATAGAATAACGGATATAATAGATACTAAAAAAAATGGAGTAAATATAAGTTTAAATTCTAGCTATGATAAGAATAAAATTAATGAATTTGCAGGAAGGATTGCCCAGGAAATAGATTTGGAGATGAAAGAAGCTGAATTTCATTTTAATAATGGAAATATAACTATTACAGATGAAGTCATAGGGAAAAAAGTAAAACAAGAAGAATTAATTCAATTAATTGAAAATAATATATATGATTTAAATCCTATTGAGATACCAGTTGAAATTATAAAACCAACTAGAACCAGAGAATTGTTAAGTAGGATCAATGGTGTGATTGCAGAGTATTTTACATCTTTCAAAGGAAGTAAAAAGGAGAGAATTGAGAATATTAAAATATCAGCTCAGGCTCTCAGCAAAAAAATCATAATGCCAGGAGAAATATTTTCTTTTAATGAAGTTGTTGGACCTAGAAAGAAAGAATTTGGATACAAGGAAGCAAATATAATTAAAAAAGGGGAATTTATTCCTGATGTAGGTGGTGGAGTTTGTCAAACATCAACCACATTGTATAATGCACTTTTGTTAGCAGATGTAGAAATTATAGAAAGATCACCTCATTCTGTACCAGTAAAATATGTTAATCTTGGACAGGATGCAGCAGTATCTTATGGTTTTTTGGATTTGAAATTTAGAAATAATTTTGATTTTCCTCTTTTTATCCATTCTAGAATTATGGGAGATAGGCTTCATATATATATATACGGGGATAAAGCTTCTAAGAATTACAGTATAAAAATAGAACCAAAGGTAGTGGAAACTATAGAGCCAAAAGAGGAGATAGTAGAAGATAGTGCATTAGAGCCGGGAACCAAAGAATTAGTTCAAGAAGGAAGAAAGGGCTATAAGGTTCATACTTATAAACATATAATAAAAAATGGTAAAATTGTAGAAACTAAACTTATTTCTCGAGATTTTTATAAACCAAGGAATTATATATATAAGACAGGGAGAGGGAGTCACGAACAAGAAATTACTATTGATGAAAAAGAATAAAAATGTTATGTATTAGAAAGGTAAAGCCAGAGAGAATAAGATATCGTATTTAGTAATAATTTAGCCCTTGAAGGTAAGGTGATACCATCGCTTTCCAAAAGAAAGAACAAAAACAAAAAAAGAAGATGGACATCGAGACCTAGACGCAAATTGGGGTAAAAAAGAGTATAAAGGTGTTCGAGAAGATGGGATAGCAAACTAACTATTTATAGAAGCAAACAAAGAAAATTTATTATCTAAAAGATGAACTTATCTAAGAAATTTTTCAGAGGTCTGTGTCACATATGTTTGATATCTCTAGACAAAGCAAAAAACTCAAAAAGATAAACTATTGAAAAAAAATAGATAATATGATACTATTCTTTGATGACAACTAAATAATTTAAATAGATAGAAGTATAGGCATCCTTTGATAGGATAAAGGGAAAGTGGTGCAAATCCACTGCAGCCCCCGCTACTGTAAATGGGTACGAAACCAACTATATGCCACTGGGAAACTGGGAAGGCGTTGGGAGTAGGATGAACCATGAGCCAGGATACCTGCCTGTATTAAAGCAACGCCTCGGAGGGAGGGATAAACAAGTCTAGGATTCCCTATCCTTTTGTATTGAAAGGCTAGGGATTTTTTAATTTTTTAACTTTATTTAATAAATTACAAAAGGAGGAGATATGAATGAACAATATGAGAAAAAATAAATTTGTTGTATTGTTGCTGATATCTTTACTAATTATGACTTTATTTGTAGGTTGTACTTCTAATAATCAGTCTAATGTTAAAGAACCAAAAGAAAATAGTAATGAAGTGTCAAAATCAGCTGTAGAATATCCTTTAGAAATAGAGGATCAATTTGGTAATAAATTAGTATTTGAAAAGGCACCAGAGAAAATAGTATCTTTGGCACCAAGTCATACGGAGATATTATTTAGTCTAGGTTTAGGAGATAATCTAGTAGGAGTAACATCTTTCTGTGATTATCCAGAAGAGGCAAAAACTAAAGAGCAAGTAGGAAGTTTTAAAGAAATAAATATAGAAAGAATTATTGAATTAGAACCTGATATGGTATTTCAATATGGTCCAGGAGATGAAAGTATAAATAATAATTTGAAAGAGGCAGGAATAAAAGTTATATCTTATGAGCCAGAAACTATAGATGAAGTTATAAATTTGATAAAGACTGTGGGTATGATAACTAACAAAACTGAAGAAGCTGAAAAAGTAACTAAAGAAATGATAGACAAAAAAAATTCGATTGTAGAAAAAACTAAGGATGTAGAAAAAGTGAAAGTGTTTTATGAAATTTGGCATGATCCATTAACTGCAGCAGGACCAGGTTCTTTCATGGATGAATTAATAACCTTGGCTGGAGGAGATAATATAGCAAAGGATGCAGATAGTCCCTATCCTCAATTTGATGTAGAAAAATTAATTGAAAGAGATCCGGAAGTATATTTAGCAGCTGCTGATATGGAGGAAAGAAGTCCTGAATCCATTAAACAAAGACCAGGATATGAAAGCATTACTGCTATAAAAAATGATAAGATTTATTCATTAGAACCTAATATAGTATCGCGCCCAGGACCTAGAATAGTGGAGGCTTTGGAACTAGTAGCTAAGGCTATTCATCCTGAATTATTTAAATAAAGCAGGGATATGTATGATAAATGATAGGGATAAGTTTTCCCATAGAAGTATAATATTTTTACTTTTATTGATCCTTATATTTTCTGTAGGGTTATTTGCTACTATTGGAACGGCTGATGTTAGTGTATTAGATACATTTAGGATAATTGGTTCTAAATTGCCAATATTAAATAGGCATATAGAAACATCCCATATATTAGATTCTTATAAAACCATTATTTGGTCTATACGTTTGCCCAGGGTGTTATTGGGAGTTTTGGTTGGTGCCAGCTTGTCTACAGCTGGTGCTGCCTTTCAAGGTATGCTTAGAAATCCTATGGCAGATC
This portion of the Keratinibaculum paraultunense genome encodes:
- a CDS encoding ABC transporter substrate-binding protein codes for the protein MNNMRKNKFVVLLLISLLIMTLFVGCTSNNQSNVKEPKENSNEVSKSAVEYPLEIEDQFGNKLVFEKAPEKIVSLAPSHTEILFSLGLGDNLVGVTSFCDYPEEAKTKEQVGSFKEINIERIIELEPDMVFQYGPGDESINNNLKEAGIKVISYEPETIDEVINLIKTVGMITNKTEEAEKVTKEMIDKKNSIVEKTKDVEKVKVFYEIWHDPLTAAGPGSFMDELITLAGGDNIAKDADSPYPQFDVEKLIERDPEVYLAAADMEERSPESIKQRPGYESITAIKNDKIYSLEPNIVSRPGPRIVEALELVAKAIHPELFK
- a CDS encoding cell division protein FtsA, which produces MKNTFDDLVFSLDIGTRTIIGIVAQHTEDEKINILGYSIKEHDRRNMYDGQIHDIEGVTKIVEEIVEELEGKLNVKLKKVSIAAAGRSLKTCKVRVDKKIDETLEITKNMVDALELEAVQKAQNIVNEEQNNNKLKYYSIDYSVINYYLDDNVMTKLDGHRGEKIGVELLATFLPQMVIESLYTVISRAGLEVGTITLEPIAAINVAIKEDLRLLNLALVDIGAGTSDIAITKDGNIIAYAMTSKAGDEITEILSKKYLLDFTSSEKLKTQLNSKDKHNFNNIVGMKYELTTEEIVNDIYDIIDEISREIAEKILEFNGKAPSAVFLIGGSSQMPGLKECLAKNLGLPKERVSIRDISFIENIEGMDNNINGPDMITPIGIAIESLNKKYNNLIEIKFNGKEIRLFNVDKVKVSDILVLTGYNPRDLLPKLGEDFIYFVNGDKKTLTGGIGKPAEIYINNKIGNLNTSLQNGDVVEIKKGTKGEKMIPYLYDCIPREKIIFINEKPFNLIKYVKVNGIKIEGNPKLKEGDKIEIIEINTVEELLEYLNEDVSIERILLNGKKIKGNEKLEVNDQLLFLPTNNIHLIINGKEITIKHEKKEFLFVDIFNYIDFDLTKPKGKLVLKLNGEDAEYMAPLKDGDTIQIFWNK
- a CDS encoding VanW family protein, with amino-acid sequence MERTKKRSLNLLILLISITAIILGLGAYGYYKVLSTNQIYEGVSVDEFDLSFKTKEEALNFIRSSKEKELDEKNMVLSYEDKVYDINIREFDFKYNYDDAVNKAYSIGRKGNIINRITDIIDTKKNGVNISLNSSYDKNKINEFAGRIAQEIDLEMKEAEFHFNNGNITITDEVIGKKVKQEELIQLIENNIYDLNPIEIPVEIIKPTRTRELLSRINGVIAEYFTSFKGSKKERIENIKISAQALSKKIIMPGEIFSFNEVVGPRKKEFGYKEANIIKKGEFIPDVGGGVCQTSTTLYNALLLADVEIIERSPHSVPVKYVNLGQDAAVSYGFLDLKFRNNFDFPLFIHSRIMGDRLHIYIYGDKASKNYSIKIEPKVVETIEPKEEIVEDSALEPGTKELVQEGRKGYKVHTYKHIIKNGKIVETKLISRDFYKPRNYIYKTGRGSHEQEITIDEKE